The following are encoded in a window of Lentisphaera araneosa HTCC2155 genomic DNA:
- a CDS encoding sugar phosphate isomerase/epimerase family protein, whose amino-acid sequence MKFKFVRGLWGMAEHSLEANLKKIKEGGFDAIEVRASFEADERAEMKELLNKYELEFIGQQHSDLFRARATVQDHIDYSKEQLDNHKELNAIFVNSHTGKDYFTLAENAKIIREINAYADAIDLKVVHEVHRGRFSFSINTTLEMMEEIPELRLNADFSHWCCVHESLLQNQQERVEKAMERCDYIHARVGHEQGPQINDPRCPHNKNAMEAHFSWWDHIVDLNKKRRVDSFYICPEFGPAGYMPTLPLSNEPITNLWDVNHHMLGLLKERY is encoded by the coding sequence ATGAAATTTAAATTTGTACGTGGTTTATGGGGAATGGCCGAACATTCCCTTGAAGCCAACTTAAAGAAGATAAAAGAGGGCGGTTTTGACGCCATAGAAGTTCGCGCTTCTTTTGAGGCGGATGAACGTGCCGAAATGAAAGAACTTCTCAATAAATATGAACTTGAGTTTATAGGGCAGCAGCATTCGGATTTATTTAGAGCTAGAGCGACAGTTCAAGATCATATTGATTACTCCAAAGAACAACTAGATAATCACAAAGAACTCAATGCAATTTTTGTGAATTCGCATACAGGGAAAGATTACTTCACTCTTGCGGAAAACGCAAAAATCATTCGTGAGATTAATGCTTATGCAGACGCAATTGACTTAAAAGTCGTTCATGAAGTTCATCGCGGTCGCTTTAGCTTCTCTATTAACACAACTCTCGAAATGATGGAAGAGATTCCAGAATTACGTCTCAATGCCGACTTTTCTCATTGGTGCTGTGTTCATGAATCACTCTTGCAAAATCAGCAGGAGCGTGTGGAGAAGGCCATGGAGCGCTGTGATTATATTCACGCGAGAGTAGGGCATGAACAGGGGCCACAAATTAATGACCCTCGCTGCCCTCACAACAAAAATGCAATGGAAGCTCATTTTTCTTGGTGGGATCATATTGTCGATCTTAATAAAAAGCGTCGCGTCGATAGTTTTTACATTTGTCCAGAATTTGGACCTGCGGGTTATATGCCCACACTTCCCCTAAGCAACGAACCAATAACAAACCTCTGGGACGTAAACCATCACATGCTTGGACTTTTGAAAGAGAGGTATTAG
- a CDS encoding phytanoyl-CoA dioxygenase family protein, with the protein MLQETQKIDWPKSLSENDVQHFVDQGFYIANELLSHDEVDELKNDAPKIIREEYSPAKNPIEILPTDSDEDVIKKVLCIHQPHFHSPIVDKYVKHPKVCSILSQLTGAHLPFWDGSVKCMQSMFFVKPPGYQGQAWHQDEFYIPTRDRSLIGAWIALDDAFVDNGCLWILPGSHRDGQIFPQKAHHNNEEYDASNMAYGFDDSQQIPVEVKKGSVVFFNGYLLHRSQKNRSDQYRRVLVSHYMNSYSLLPWGESALPASLQDNRAVELVSGVDPYEWKGVTKEEKIHFRRHS; encoded by the coding sequence ATGCTTCAGGAAACTCAAAAAATTGATTGGCCTAAGAGTTTAAGTGAAAATGATGTACAACACTTTGTGGATCAAGGTTTTTATATTGCCAATGAATTACTCAGCCATGATGAAGTCGATGAGCTCAAGAATGATGCCCCAAAAATTATCAGAGAAGAATACTCACCAGCTAAGAACCCCATTGAAATATTGCCGACAGATTCAGACGAAGATGTGATTAAGAAAGTCCTGTGTATCCATCAGCCTCATTTTCATTCACCTATTGTAGACAAGTATGTCAAGCATCCAAAAGTTTGTTCAATTTTGAGTCAGCTTACTGGTGCCCATTTACCCTTCTGGGATGGTTCTGTAAAGTGTATGCAGTCGATGTTTTTTGTTAAGCCACCAGGGTATCAGGGGCAGGCATGGCACCAGGATGAGTTTTATATTCCCACGCGTGATCGCTCTTTAATTGGTGCATGGATTGCTCTTGATGATGCTTTTGTCGATAATGGCTGTTTGTGGATTCTTCCGGGTTCTCATCGCGATGGACAGATCTTTCCGCAGAAAGCGCATCACAATAATGAAGAATATGATGCTTCGAATATGGCTTATGGTTTTGATGATAGTCAACAGATTCCCGTTGAGGTAAAAAAAGGCTCAGTTGTTTTTTTTAATGGTTACCTTTTGCATAGGTCGCAAAAAAATCGTTCAGATCAGTATAGAAGAGTTTTGGTGAGTCACTATATGAATTCATATTCCCTGTTGCCTTGGGGGGAGTCTGCATTGCCCGCTTCTTTACAGGACAATAGAGCCGTAGAATTGGTGTCAGGTGTGGACCCGTATGAGTGGAAAGGTGTAACAAAAGAAGAAAAAATTCATTTTAGAAGACATAGCTAA
- a CDS encoding helix-turn-helix domain-containing protein, producing the protein MNILSEKSTFYSSKITYNQKSSLGPRVQNNLQFVWVKKGKIHLSINKKQIIIDKGEFIFLFPNRQEFFVFDEGTEHSWIDISSPNKLDHTEIEFKVMKASSFMHKCESLLGHKQSISCKEQSTQAFVHRAFICEAIDLLLERKKNPAYTLHVQKAIDYCKENLSAKLDSKILAQHAGLSPIYLSKLFNNELGLSCAKYILQLRCDEAEKLLLNTGISSAEIAFQCGFATPNHFSRIFSQQKGQSPGKYRKSHWGQ; encoded by the coding sequence ATGAATATTTTATCAGAAAAAAGCACTTTTTATTCATCAAAAATTACCTATAATCAAAAAAGTTCACTTGGACCTAGAGTGCAGAACAACTTGCAGTTCGTCTGGGTTAAGAAAGGTAAAATTCATTTATCCATTAATAAAAAACAGATCATTATAGATAAAGGTGAGTTCATTTTTCTCTTTCCCAATCGACAGGAGTTCTTTGTTTTTGATGAAGGTACAGAGCACAGTTGGATCGACATTTCATCACCTAATAAACTCGATCATACAGAGATAGAATTTAAGGTAATGAAGGCGAGTTCTTTCATGCATAAATGTGAAAGTTTACTGGGACATAAGCAAAGTATTTCCTGTAAAGAACAATCCACTCAGGCTTTTGTTCATCGAGCCTTCATTTGTGAAGCCATTGATCTTTTATTGGAAAGAAAAAAAAATCCTGCTTATACTCTACATGTCCAGAAAGCCATTGATTACTGCAAAGAAAATTTAAGTGCAAAATTAGACAGTAAAATCCTTGCTCAACATGCAGGTTTGAGCCCCATTTACCTAAGCAAGTTATTTAACAATGAATTAGGTTTAAGTTGTGCCAAATACATTTTGCAACTGCGTTGTGACGAAGCTGAAAAACTACTCCTTAATACAGGGATTTCATCAGCAGAAATTGCCTTCCAATGCGGATTTGCAACTCCCAATCACTTTTCTAGAATTTTCTCACAACAAAAAGGCCAGAGCCCAGGAAAATACCGAAAAAGTCATTGGGGGCAATAA
- a CDS encoding Gfo/Idh/MocA family protein, protein MKKIKIALIGLNFGKNIVDQLMTGENTAIFDLVKVCDLDKENLKQVKEQYNIDGTNDFNEILEDPEIEAVGLFTGPSGRASFLDKIITAGKDVMTTKPFELDCEAALQVLDKAESLGRVIHLNSPAPCLPPDMQLAKQWQQKHNLGRAVGCNLTVWCKYREKADGSWYDDPIKCPVPPIFRLGIYLINDLVQIFGEAEQVSVTSSRIFTERPTADNANLTILFKNGAIANIFASFCINDGDAYKNSMTLNFENGTVYRNVGVKQSPGMENAELGLIMGNFEKGRTIVEEEFIPVCSGQYQWDNFAKAIRGENISSELKAEDIVASLRIIEAMSLADQNNGHAKVKAVLA, encoded by the coding sequence ATGAAAAAGATTAAAATTGCCCTAATTGGACTCAATTTTGGCAAAAATATAGTCGATCAACTAATGACAGGTGAGAATACGGCTATTTTTGACCTCGTTAAAGTTTGTGATTTAGATAAAGAAAATCTAAAGCAAGTAAAAGAACAATATAACATTGATGGTACAAATGACTTTAATGAAATCCTAGAGGACCCCGAAATTGAGGCAGTAGGCTTATTTACAGGCCCTAGTGGTCGGGCAAGTTTTCTTGACAAGATTATCACTGCAGGTAAGGATGTGATGACTACGAAACCCTTTGAACTTGACTGTGAAGCTGCACTACAAGTCTTAGATAAAGCAGAGAGTTTAGGGAGAGTGATTCATTTAAATTCACCAGCACCTTGCCTGCCACCTGACATGCAACTGGCCAAGCAATGGCAGCAAAAGCATAACTTAGGTCGAGCCGTGGGCTGTAACTTAACTGTGTGGTGTAAATACCGTGAAAAAGCTGATGGTAGTTGGTACGACGACCCCATTAAGTGCCCGGTTCCCCCTATTTTCCGATTGGGAATCTATTTAATCAATGACTTGGTACAAATATTTGGTGAGGCGGAGCAAGTGAGTGTGACTTCCAGTCGTATCTTCACCGAGCGTCCCACTGCCGACAATGCCAATTTAACTATTTTATTTAAGAATGGTGCTATTGCCAATATTTTTGCTTCTTTCTGCATCAATGATGGTGACGCCTACAAAAATAGCATGACTCTTAACTTTGAGAATGGCACCGTATACCGCAATGTGGGAGTCAAACAAAGTCCGGGTATGGAGAACGCAGAACTAGGCTTAATTATGGGCAACTTCGAAAAAGGGAGAACCATAGTTGAAGAAGAATTCATTCCCGTTTGCAGCGGACAGTACCAATGGGATAATTTTGCCAAAGCTATTCGTGGAGAAAATATATCTTCTGAACTTAAAGCGGAAGATATTGTCGCTAGCCTTAGGATTATTGAAGCGATGTCACTCGCCGATCAAAATAATGGTCATGCCAAAGTCAAAGCGGTGCTTGCTTAA
- a CDS encoding glycoside hydrolase family 31 protein, whose translation MITIDDKNIPLKDLIAVKAGQCLSIDNSQASWYGHGFNHDQAWPLEEITNDKFAVNNIQSPLWMNCNGQAFLADTEAALQVNFKDQEQLEILCEKDFNLRYFEADNLAQLWQKLKNELGWQRPQIKDSLMGDAFFCTWTQYPRAINQERILEMAQEIRQYDYPCSTIVIDDRWESCFGELEFGKDFPEPQKMLQQLHDMGFQVLLWVTPFVNCESKYFKELENQQVLVPHIEGEQAATFRWWGGTAGLVDLSRTSGKDWYKNKLLTLKEMGVDGFKIDGGDAKYMPAQEIANWDLDPSAYSDLLLEIFEEIAPGNCESRAAWMSQNRNIIWRLGGKDSHWGEDNGLKALLNLSLHLSLCGYDALIPDMIPGRVQTMNSDDPLVTDELMVRWTEISCFMPFVQFSYFPWNYCESTERVIHGLAKVHKALEAYLAESAKDHSAPLIRPLELAFPNSGYEKIGDQYLLGPDLMICPVLDPGHKQRKAIFPNSDFVDAWTGNAMDAGEIIIDTPCPGIGLFINKQNKALYNTLKPVLKNIARASVKSGTCTSQHKCGLNRDLNVTG comes from the coding sequence ATGATTACAATTGATGACAAAAACATCCCGCTTAAGGACTTAATAGCAGTTAAAGCAGGCCAATGTCTAAGTATTGATAACTCGCAGGCTTCTTGGTATGGTCACGGATTTAATCATGACCAAGCCTGGCCTTTAGAAGAAATTACTAATGATAAGTTTGCGGTAAATAATATTCAGTCTCCCCTATGGATGAATTGTAATGGCCAAGCTTTTTTGGCGGATACTGAGGCAGCACTCCAAGTAAATTTTAAGGATCAGGAACAGCTTGAGATCCTTTGTGAAAAAGATTTTAATTTACGCTACTTTGAAGCAGATAACTTAGCTCAACTTTGGCAAAAACTAAAAAATGAACTGGGCTGGCAAAGACCTCAAATTAAAGATTCTCTCATGGGTGACGCCTTCTTTTGTACCTGGACACAATACCCACGCGCCATTAATCAAGAGCGAATCTTAGAAATGGCTCAGGAAATTCGTCAGTACGATTACCCCTGCTCCACAATTGTCATTGATGACCGTTGGGAATCTTGTTTTGGAGAGCTCGAGTTTGGCAAGGATTTTCCCGAACCTCAAAAAATGCTCCAGCAATTGCATGACATGGGCTTTCAAGTTTTACTCTGGGTCACTCCCTTCGTCAACTGTGAATCTAAGTATTTTAAAGAACTCGAAAATCAGCAAGTCCTTGTGCCCCACATAGAGGGTGAGCAAGCAGCTACGTTTCGCTGGTGGGGCGGCACTGCGGGCTTAGTTGACCTCAGCCGCACCTCTGGTAAAGACTGGTATAAAAACAAACTTCTTACGCTCAAAGAAATGGGTGTCGATGGTTTCAAAATCGATGGTGGGGATGCCAAGTATATGCCCGCTCAAGAAATCGCTAACTGGGACTTAGATCCCTCTGCTTACTCTGATTTATTACTAGAAATTTTCGAAGAAATTGCACCTGGAAACTGTGAATCAAGAGCTGCTTGGATGAGCCAAAATCGCAATATCATTTGGCGTCTTGGTGGCAAAGATTCCCACTGGGGAGAAGACAATGGACTCAAAGCCTTGCTTAACTTAAGTCTCCACCTTTCCCTCTGTGGCTACGACGCACTCATACCCGACATGATTCCAGGCCGAGTTCAAACCATGAACTCAGATGATCCACTCGTCACAGATGAACTCATGGTTCGTTGGACAGAAATATCCTGTTTTATGCCTTTTGTGCAATTTAGTTATTTTCCATGGAACTATTGCGAAAGTACTGAACGCGTGATTCATGGTTTGGCGAAAGTCCATAAAGCATTAGAAGCCTATCTTGCGGAGTCCGCAAAAGATCATTCCGCCCCCCTCATTCGTCCCCTAGAATTAGCTTTCCCAAATTCGGGTTATGAAAAAATTGGCGATCAATACCTCCTTGGTCCAGACTTGATGATTTGTCCAGTTTTAGACCCAGGGCACAAGCAACGCAAAGCCATTTTTCCAAATTCGGACTTTGTCGATGCATGGACGGGCAATGCGATGGATGCAGGTGAAATCATTATTGACACACCCTGCCCAGGTATTGGTCTATTTATAAATAAACAAAACAAGGCACTCTATAACACCTTAAAGCCTGTATTGAAAAATATAGCGCGAGCTTCCGTGAAATCAGGTACATGTACAAGCCAGCACAAGTGTGGCTTAAATCGCGACCTAAATGTCACAGGATAA
- a CDS encoding substrate-binding domain-containing protein, which produces MPGYKEIAQTMEQEIKDGKYEERLPTIDGLCDIYKVSRVTMQRAIGVLKKREVVNTSPKRGISVTRLKRPRSHVLGAVLHTKYGSPLHEQLIEGMYHEAEKFNEVVAVSAGTLGNVKKEVTQIKQLLEKQKVDGFVIWPSWNDGKVSPGVKYLIDEEIPFVVVPDDFQHQYRNCNLVTNRNDTGSSEVMTHLLGSSYKNILFVTKSNGIAPSFTEKRYEQYKKSLGLANLKSYPMMTCKALAKKRKVFDGIDAIFCDTDECAIELVKICLQKGVSIPGDIALVGYDNTKIAHKLDITSIEQHFGNLGRLAIDVLIRDINGELIEKEHHTVQSELIIRNSSKR; this is translated from the coding sequence ATGCCAGGCTATAAAGAAATTGCACAAACAATGGAACAAGAAATCAAAGACGGGAAGTACGAGGAACGCCTCCCCACGATTGATGGCTTGTGTGATATTTACAAAGTCTCTCGAGTTACCATGCAGCGTGCCATTGGCGTCCTCAAAAAACGTGAAGTCGTCAATACTTCACCAAAGCGTGGCATTAGTGTAACTCGCCTCAAACGCCCACGCTCACATGTTTTAGGCGCTGTCTTGCATACAAAATATGGCTCACCACTTCACGAACAATTAATTGAAGGCATGTATCACGAAGCGGAAAAATTCAACGAAGTTGTCGCCGTCTCAGCAGGTACTCTTGGAAATGTAAAAAAAGAAGTCACGCAAATCAAACAACTCTTGGAGAAGCAAAAAGTCGACGGATTCGTGATTTGGCCAAGTTGGAACGATGGCAAAGTATCTCCGGGCGTTAAATATCTGATTGATGAAGAGATCCCCTTTGTTGTTGTTCCAGATGACTTTCAACACCAATATAGAAACTGTAATTTAGTGACAAACCGCAATGATACGGGTAGTTCTGAAGTCATGACTCACCTCTTAGGATCTTCATATAAAAACATCCTCTTTGTCACAAAAAGCAATGGTATTGCTCCTAGTTTTACAGAAAAGCGTTATGAACAGTACAAAAAATCTTTGGGCTTAGCCAATCTAAAAAGCTACCCAATGATGACCTGCAAGGCATTAGCCAAAAAAAGAAAAGTTTTCGATGGTATTGACGCCATCTTTTGCGATACCGATGAGTGCGCAATTGAACTTGTAAAAATATGCTTGCAAAAGGGCGTGAGTATCCCTGGTGATATTGCCTTAGTGGGCTACGACAATACAAAAATTGCTCATAAGCTAGACATCACTAGCATCGAGCAACACTTTGGGAATCTCGGTCGTTTAGCCATCGATGTCTTAATACGTGATATTAACGGAGAACTCATAGAGAAAGAACATCATACAGTTCAGTCTGAACTCATTATAAGAAACAGTAGTAAACGATAA
- a CDS encoding alpha/beta hydrolase: MKLFSLLIMFGTIVQANDLRYFAEHDKREIKSEIIDSEHQLRLISSLPENWQESDKRPAFVFIHGGGWVAGEPENFIPQMRYFASRGAVCFSVNYRLLKPKNYRWNKKLSDEENKINEQKKLQEFIAGPSLTELISDCEKAMLHIRKNASSYGIDPKRLIVIGDSAGGHLASCMATIVKAEARANTLVDCNGITDVTYDPWINNIKPCNDQLAKAKQVSPVFNIPTQPIPALILHGDQDFIVVEKMAREFHNALYSKGYSSEFKLYKGARHAFIVYNYSATLEEMTQCLLDIDAFAVKHNFLSGQATLAMPDYSVADQKIILQAAELKTGQEFKYAKDFPGQFTLSLKIKPEKKFNGSLLQLSGNFGLNHKVHNNGHDLSSRRFRQRNKGFKLIAEQWNDYQLAVSNDKVVITLNGQTTEYEKNLPLGFISNTLIIGKGLKAEVKDLKLYNYPF, translated from the coding sequence ATGAAACTTTTTTCGCTTCTAATTATGTTTGGAACCATCGTACAAGCTAATGATTTACGCTATTTTGCGGAACATGATAAACGCGAGATCAAAAGTGAAATCATTGATTCAGAACATCAATTGCGCTTAATTTCCAGCTTACCTGAGAATTGGCAAGAATCTGATAAACGGCCCGCATTTGTCTTCATTCACGGCGGTGGTTGGGTCGCTGGAGAACCCGAAAATTTCATCCCCCAAATGCGTTACTTTGCATCTCGTGGTGCCGTATGCTTTAGTGTAAATTACCGTTTACTCAAGCCAAAAAATTACCGTTGGAATAAAAAACTAAGTGATGAAGAGAATAAAATTAATGAGCAGAAAAAGCTCCAAGAGTTTATTGCTGGCCCCTCATTAACTGAGCTAATTTCCGATTGTGAAAAGGCCATGCTTCACATTCGTAAAAACGCCAGTTCTTATGGAATTGACCCCAAACGTCTCATTGTCATTGGCGACTCGGCCGGAGGTCACCTAGCTTCATGTATGGCTACAATTGTCAAAGCAGAAGCTCGAGCCAATACTCTTGTTGATTGCAATGGCATTACTGACGTCACTTATGACCCTTGGATCAACAATATAAAACCCTGTAATGATCAGCTTGCCAAGGCTAAACAAGTTTCTCCCGTCTTCAACATTCCCACGCAGCCCATCCCAGCTCTCATCCTCCATGGTGACCAAGACTTTATTGTTGTTGAAAAAATGGCAAGGGAATTCCATAATGCCTTGTATAGCAAAGGATATTCGTCAGAATTCAAACTCTATAAAGGAGCTCGCCACGCCTTTATCGTGTACAACTACAGTGCAACTTTAGAAGAAATGACTCAATGCCTTTTAGATATTGATGCATTTGCGGTTAAACATAACTTTTTAAGTGGTCAAGCAACACTCGCCATGCCCGATTATTCAGTCGCCGATCAAAAAATAATTTTACAAGCTGCAGAACTTAAAACGGGTCAAGAGTTTAAATACGCAAAAGACTTTCCAGGGCAATTTACCTTGAGTCTAAAAATTAAACCCGAAAAGAAATTTAATGGCAGCCTCTTGCAACTATCAGGGAACTTTGGGCTTAATCACAAAGTACATAATAATGGGCACGACTTATCCAGCCGCCGCTTTCGTCAAAGAAACAAGGGTTTTAAGCTCATTGCAGAGCAATGGAACGACTACCAATTAGCCGTTTCTAATGATAAAGTTGTCATTACTTTGAATGGCCAAACAACAGAATATGAAAAAAATCTTCCCCTAGGATTTATTTCAAACACACTGATTATTGGCAAAGGCTTAAAAGCCGAAGTCAAAGATCTAAAGCTCTATAATTACCCCTTCTAA